AAGTAAACGCGCAATTAATTCACCGTACTGGGCAGGCTCAGCATAGCCTACAGTATCGGGTAAATTGATGGTGGTGGCACCGGCGTTGATGACTTGTTCAATAATACGACAAAGAAAATCAAACTCCGAACGCGAGGCATCTTCACAGGAAAACTCTACATCGTTGGTATAAGTACAAGCCTGCCTAACTGACTGAACTGCGCGCTCGACTACCGCGTCGGGCTGCATGCGCAGCTTATATTCCATATGTATGGGCGAGGTAGCTATAAAAGTATGTATACGAGCACTATTAGCACCTTTAAGTGCCTCACCGGCACGCTCTATATCTTTGCTGTTGGCTCTAGCCAAGCTACAAATAGTACTATCTTTAACGGCTTGGGCCACCGCCTGCACGGCATCGAAATCGCCGGGGCTGGCAATGGCGAAACCCGCTTCTATAACATCCACCCGCATTTTTTCCAGCATTTTGGCGATGCGGACTTTTTCATCCTTGGTCATCGAAGCCCCAGGGCTTTGCTCACCATCACGCAAGGTGGTATCAAAAATTATTAGTGGCGACTTGCTCATACAGGCTCCGGGATCACGCAAAACTGCTAACACAAAGTAAAATTATGCCGCGTATTGTACTAGAAATAGCGCGGTAAATAACGGCCTATCGTTCAATACGCATTAATCGAAATCCCACCGAAAAACTGGTGGCGTAGGCCGGTGTACTTTGCCGAGTAAATGAACTGTTAATCCAAGGAAAACTAAACCAGGCACCACCACGCAGTACCATTTCTTCAGTATTACAATCATCAACTCTGGCACTGCCATCTACCGGCGCATTACGATAATTATCGTGATAACAATCTTGCACCCATTCACGTACATTGCCATACATATCATAGAGGCCAAAAGCGTTGGGCTGGTAACTGCCCACCTGCGTAGTACTGCGCCCTACACCATCGTTACAGGCTATTAGAGGCTTGCCTTGCCTATCTTTCGCCTCGCTACTGTCGGCGACATTGGCATAAGTACATAATTGGGTAATGTCATTGCCAAAAAAGAACGCGCTAGTTGTACCCGCTCTGGCCGCATATTCCCAAATCGCCTCGGTAGGTAGCTGATAATTTTGACCCGTTTGCGCTGATAACCACTGGCTGTAGGCAACGGCATCATCCCAGCTAACATTAATCACCGGTCTATCATTTCGACCCCAACCTTTGTCATCAGGTAATTCATGCTGAGTCGCTTTGGCAAAGGCATCATATTGGGTAAAGCTCACCTCGTGCAGCATTAAAGATATACCATTGGGAATAGCCACCAAGCGCAGCGGCCGGTCATCATCATAGCAATCCCCCGCCTGCTCGCAGCCCATCACGAAACTAGCGGCTGGTAAGCGCACCAACTTGGGGCCACTAGATCCATCAGCCATCACATCGTTAAAAAAATCAGCCTTAGTCGGCAGCACAACAGCCAAAGGCTGTTCAGGGTCTGTTTTATACCCAGAGGATCCACAAGCCGCTAACAACAGCGAAAAAACACTAATAATCAATAAGATACTACAACTAGAAACGCGCATTATTATTCTCTTTTATTAAAAGCATAGGTCTAGAACCGGCAATGGTAACAAATTTAAAAAACAATAAATATTAATAAGGCTAGCAGAGGAAAGTGTTCCTGGAATTTTAGTGTTTAATAAATCTTGCTTGCGGGAATGCTTTATTCAGGTGGGCTGCCAGATTGTAACGGGAGAAAAATCATAGGACTGTAAACGGATACCACTCATCTTTACCGAGATAAAAAAGAAAAGCCCCAGCTTATTTGTGTTCATATTGTTCTGAGAGTGTGAGGGCCTAGCCCATGACCGAAGGGAGTGTTGTGGCTACCTACTTTGGGTTGCAAGCAATGCTTGCAATCGCTACGCGAAGCCTTTGGCTCCCCGTCCTCCGCACCTACGGTGCATGGGTCGTGGGCCTGCCCATGACTGCAAGGAATGTTTTGGGTACACATGGCAAGCCTATGGCTTGCTCAGCGTGCCCCACGAAGTGCTTTGGGTATAACGGGGCAGAAGATCAACGGGCGTAAAATAAAAAACCCCGTCCAGCAAGCGAACGGGGTGTCAGTGTAGCCCGTGTAACACAGTGGCTATTTAATTTTAATCCTAGCGAGGATCCAGTCCGCGAGCGTAGCGAGCGCTCAGCGTGGCCCGCATAGCGTATTGGCCATTGGCTGTGACCGTTGGTACCCAAAGCACTGCGTGGGGCAGGCTCTTATCGCCAGCCGCTGACTGCCTACGAAGCACACAAAGAAAAGCCCCAGCAGGAATACCTACTGGGGCTTTAAAATCAATCCTGGCGATGACCTACTCTCACATGGGGAAACCCCACACTACCATCGGCGATGACACGTTTCACTTCTGAGTTCGGTATGGGATCAGGTGGTACCATGTCTCTATGGTCGCCAGGAAAACTGGCTTGGATGTGTTTCGGTCTTAGGTACCAGAGGTACTGCCTAGTTCACTATTCCAAATAGGGCGATAAATAAGCTGATAACAACCTTTCTTTAACAGAGGTTACACTGAAATCTCTTGTGCGAATCTATGTACGATCCGGCNTTGCTCTTTCGAGCGGAGTTTTTACACTCATCGTCTGTTCTTGTCTCATATAGTAGGCAGTAAACTACTTAATTATATGGTCAAGCCTCACGGGCAATTAGTACTGGTTAGCTCAACGCCTCACAACGCTTACACACCCAGCCTATCAACGTTGTAGTCTTCAACGGCCCTACAGGGAACTTAAAGTTCCAGAGAAAATTAATCTTGGAAGGGGCTTCCCGCTTAGATGCTTTCAGCGGTTATCCTGTCCGAACGTAGCTACCCGGCAATGCATCTGGC
Above is a window of Dasania marina DSM 21967 DNA encoding:
- a CDS encoding formylglycine-generating enzyme family protein, whose amino-acid sequence is MRVSSCSILLIISVFSLLLAACGSSGYKTDPEQPLAVVLPTKADFFNDVMADGSSGPKLVRLPAASFVMGCEQAGDCYDDDRPLRLVAIPNGISLMLHEVSFTQYDAFAKATQHELPDDKGWGRNDRPVINVSWDDAVAYSQWLSAQTGQNYQLPTEAIWEYAARAGTTSAFFFGNDITQLCTYANVADSSEAKDRQGKPLIACNDGVGRSTTQVGSYQPNAFGLYDMYGNVREWVQDCYHDNYRNAPVDGSARVDDCNTEEMVLRGGAWFSFPWINSSFTRQSTPAYATSFSVGFRLMRIER